In methanogenic archaeon ISO4-H5, the following are encoded in one genomic region:
- a CDS encoding glutamate-5-semialdehyde dehydrogenase ProA: protein MATSVSEVKDAKLAALKMAALDTGTKDNALKAMADAIIANRQKILEANAADVADAEGNVPPEILKRLKLNDDKVDDMVASILDVARLKDPVGETMSAIELDAGLELYQKRCPIGLIGVIFEARPEVVPQIMSLCLKSGNAVLFKGGSEAKRSNRILFDILQEAAASAGVPREAFVLMETREDISEILKMDEYIDLLIPRGSYSFVKFIQTNTNIPVLGHSAGVCHIYVDSDADLLKAFGVVLDSKIQYPAACNAVEKVLVNGAIAPYFLPRMADQFKANGVEMRVEESLAKYLLGFDYKIATEEDWTAEYDGLTIAIRSVKDLEEAITIINSNGSHHTDCIITENKEKQDEFARRVDSADVFINASTRFADGFRFGKGAEVGISTNKIHARGPMGMEGLMIYKYVLVGNGHMVKDYVGKNAKPYTHRKIDLRED, encoded by the coding sequence ATGGCGACATCCGTATCCGAAGTGAAGGATGCAAAATTAGCGGCTCTTAAGATGGCCGCACTCGATACCGGGACGAAGGATAATGCGCTGAAGGCGATGGCAGACGCCATAATCGCCAACAGGCAGAAGATCCTCGAAGCGAACGCAGCCGACGTGGCGGATGCCGAAGGCAACGTCCCTCCCGAGATTCTCAAGAGGCTGAAGCTCAACGACGACAAGGTCGATGATATGGTCGCCAGTATCCTTGACGTCGCCCGTCTGAAGGATCCGGTAGGCGAGACCATGTCCGCCATCGAATTGGATGCCGGTCTCGAGCTCTATCAGAAGAGGTGTCCCATAGGATTGATCGGAGTGATCTTCGAAGCGAGACCCGAGGTGGTCCCTCAAATCATGTCGCTCTGCCTCAAGAGCGGGAATGCCGTCCTGTTCAAGGGCGGTTCCGAGGCCAAGAGGTCCAACAGGATCCTCTTCGATATCCTTCAGGAAGCAGCAGCTTCCGCAGGGGTTCCCCGCGAGGCCTTCGTCCTGATGGAGACCAGGGAGGACATTTCCGAGATCCTGAAGATGGATGAATATATCGATCTCCTCATTCCCCGCGGTTCCTACAGTTTTGTCAAATTTATTCAGACAAATACAAACATCCCCGTCCTGGGGCACTCCGCAGGGGTCTGCCATATCTATGTGGATTCAGACGCAGACCTTCTCAAGGCGTTCGGAGTGGTGCTCGATTCCAAGATCCAATATCCCGCAGCATGCAATGCCGTGGAGAAGGTGCTGGTCAATGGGGCCATCGCACCTTACTTCCTTCCCCGCATGGCCGACCAGTTCAAGGCCAACGGTGTGGAGATGAGGGTGGAGGAATCCCTCGCCAAGTACCTGCTCGGATTCGATTACAAGATTGCTACCGAAGAGGATTGGACTGCGGAATACGACGGTCTCACCATAGCCATCAGGTCTGTGAAGGATCTTGAAGAGGCAATCACCATCATCAACAGCAACGGCTCCCACCACACCGACTGCATCATCACTGAGAACAAGGAGAAACAGGACGAGTTCGCCCGCAGGGTAGACTCCGCGGATGTGTTCATCAACGCCTCCACCCGTTTCGCTGACGGATTCCGTTTCGGCAAGGGTGCCGAGGTAGGAATATCCACCAATAAGATCCATGCCCGCGGACCCATGGGCATGGAGGGACTTATGATCTACAAGTACGTCCTTGTGGGCAACGGCCACATGGTCAAGGATTATGTCGGCAAGAACGCTAAACCCTACACCCACCGCAAGATCGACCTCAGGGAGGACTGA
- a CDS encoding glutamate 5-kinase ProB, with amino-acid sequence MVSRKEQLANVERVVIKVGTSSITQGGSTPSEAFMDLVAKQIAEIKKAGIEVLIVSSGAVGIGLKAMNATPKPNEIPIKQAAASVGQGILMQKWNDSFQKFGLNVAQILITLDDYSDRDTVLNLNNTITTLLKYDVIPIFNENDAICIKEIGAAFGDNDTLSAVIASRADADLLVILSDVAGLYTANPNTDPDAKLIDTVGEITQEIEDIAGGPGTKLGTGGMKTKIKAAKICQDAGCMMIIASSSENDVISRTVLGEQIGTLFTADSAITKKRRWMKSAKSNGKIIIDDGAMKALLEHRSLLPVGIKFAEGTFEPGEVVDIECAGTVVAKGCPDYGSEDINRVRGMRSDVAKNVLGPKMKHKDIILSENIALMP; translated from the coding sequence ATGGTCTCGAGGAAGGAGCAGCTCGCCAATGTGGAAAGAGTGGTAATCAAAGTCGGTACGTCTTCTATCACGCAGGGTGGCAGCACTCCTTCGGAAGCTTTCATGGATCTGGTCGCCAAGCAGATTGCCGAGATCAAAAAGGCAGGTATCGAGGTACTGATCGTGTCTTCCGGTGCCGTGGGTATCGGACTCAAAGCGATGAACGCCACCCCCAAGCCCAACGAGATCCCCATCAAGCAGGCCGCTGCCTCCGTAGGTCAGGGCATTCTCATGCAGAAGTGGAACGACAGCTTCCAGAAGTTCGGGCTCAACGTGGCGCAGATCCTCATCACCCTTGACGACTACTCGGACCGTGACACCGTACTCAACCTGAACAATACGATCACTACTCTTCTGAAGTATGATGTGATACCCATCTTCAACGAGAATGATGCGATATGCATCAAGGAGATCGGAGCCGCCTTCGGCGATAACGATACTCTCTCCGCAGTCATCGCGAGCAGGGCGGATGCGGACCTTCTCGTCATCCTGTCAGATGTTGCCGGATTGTACACCGCGAATCCCAACACAGACCCTGACGCAAAGCTCATCGACACTGTCGGCGAGATTACCCAGGAGATCGAGGACATCGCAGGCGGGCCCGGCACCAAACTCGGTACCGGCGGTATGAAGACCAAGATCAAAGCCGCTAAGATCTGTCAGGATGCCGGATGCATGATGATCATCGCCTCCAGTTCTGAGAACGATGTGATTTCCCGCACAGTGCTCGGAGAGCAGATCGGTACTCTGTTCACTGCGGATTCCGCCATCACCAAGAAGAGGCGCTGGATGAAATCCGCCAAATCCAACGGCAAGATCATCATCGACGACGGTGCCATGAAAGCACTGCTGGAACATCGTTCCCTGCTCCCGGTGGGAATCAAATTCGCCGAGGGTACATTCGAGCCTGGAGAGGTCGTCGATATAGAATGTGCGGGCACCGTCGTGGCAAAAGGATGTCCCGATTACGGTTCTGAGGACATCAACCGCGTCCGCGGAATGCGTTCCGATGTTGCAAAGAACGTCCTCGGACCCAAGATGAAGCACAAGGACATCATCCTCAGCGAGAACATTGCTCTGATGCCTTGA
- a CDS encoding methyltransferase cognate corrinoid protein encodes MTDFWESEKELVEAFDRGKIPLMTFLREMESKRGTISRDPALGTAVVASFSRHTEGRDLISMLLEANGFRTVRVERDTPIEDIVKLCCDEEVTVLCLSVQATWDLENIGKADRLLKEMGIRDRILLNAGGGAVSEQVAERFGCDVFAETAVKTCTLIRKTVADRRN; translated from the coding sequence ATGACGGATTTCTGGGAGTCCGAGAAGGAACTGGTCGAGGCTTTCGACCGCGGGAAGATTCCCCTTATGACATTCCTCCGCGAAATGGAATCCAAAAGAGGCACTATCTCCAGGGATCCTGCCTTGGGCACTGCCGTGGTGGCATCTTTCAGCCGCCACACCGAAGGCCGTGACCTCATCTCTATGTTGCTGGAAGCCAACGGCTTCCGCACGGTACGTGTGGAACGCGACACCCCCATCGAAGATATAGTGAAACTCTGCTGTGACGAAGAGGTCACGGTCCTGTGCCTGTCGGTACAGGCCACCTGGGACTTGGAGAATATCGGAAAGGCAGACAGACTTCTGAAGGAGATGGGCATCCGCGACAGGATACTCCTGAACGCAGGCGGAGGCGCTGTATCCGAACAGGTGGCCGAAAGGTTCGGGTGCGACGTATTCGCAGAGACCGCTGTGAAAACCTGTACGCTTATCCGTAAAACGGTCGCTGATAGACGTAACTGA
- a CDS encoding ABC transporter ATP-binding protein → MSLSIDGVRFSYGKNAKKEILKGISLELEPSQILGILGPNGSGKTTLLKCINRLLIPQQGSILLDGNNLSEMSHLDISKCISYVPQNAKMDLCTPNVFEIVLMGRRPHITWQYGKKDYDITWQCLDEMGVRHLAANPFDSLSSGQSQRVLMARALAQEAKVLLLDEPTSNLDVKYQREVMDSVRTVVDQKGISACAIIHDLDLALRFCDKSILLNEGNIVCFGRTEDVLTSENIKEVFGVDSCIETIRGSKHLIIL, encoded by the coding sequence GTGTCATTATCGATTGACGGAGTGAGATTTTCCTACGGTAAAAACGCAAAAAAGGAAATACTCAAGGGCATAAGTTTGGAACTGGAACCTTCTCAGATACTGGGAATATTAGGCCCCAACGGATCCGGTAAAACAACGCTCCTGAAATGTATCAACAGACTCTTGATACCTCAGCAGGGAAGCATTCTCCTAGATGGCAATAATCTCTCTGAAATGTCTCATCTGGATATATCGAAATGCATCAGTTACGTTCCGCAGAACGCAAAGATGGATCTTTGCACCCCGAACGTCTTCGAAATAGTCCTGATGGGAAGAAGACCACACATAACCTGGCAGTACGGAAAGAAAGATTACGACATAACCTGGCAGTGCTTGGACGAAATGGGTGTAAGACATCTTGCTGCAAACCCGTTCGACAGTCTCAGTAGCGGTCAGAGTCAGAGAGTCCTTATGGCCAGAGCTCTGGCCCAGGAAGCAAAAGTACTCCTGTTGGACGAACCTACCTCCAACCTCGATGTCAAATACCAACGTGAGGTCATGGACTCGGTCCGCACTGTTGTTGATCAAAAGGGCATCAGTGCATGCGCGATTATCCATGATCTCGATCTGGCACTCAGGTTCTGTGACAAATCCATCCTGCTGAACGAAGGTAACATTGTATGTTTCGGCAGAACCGAAGATGTCCTCACCTCGGAGAACATAAAAGAAGTGTTCGGAGTCGATTCCTGCATCGAAACAATCAGGGGCTCAAAGCACCTTATCATCCTCTGA
- a CDS encoding ABC transporter substrate-binding protein: MNTKIVAILIVAVMVGAGVGGYALYKSHGSSSKSINIDVNLEVFGNADKDGKITEDDAKMVEKYIKAKADDNKTVLDELAITMSSDFADADRNGSIEQADADLIRQIVACTEKYIWILDGQGNVKKVNAESKRIGCEYFANTELCLILGLSDRIAAVDFAPYKYRSFYFSEEKAKTIGDLGNMSEPNYDEVNKLDLDTLLTFYISNQEAKETKIYNCDVLYLGCYNPDITNTEKSAFIQGILKAGYIFKVVERAEEYANWLLNYRDQLLSIANGIPEADKPTVMSATYGTAYFNDGSNKTVTVYKPADPLGQAIELAGGHNVYKDIKEGDITKSSLYGATVNIDTVLGTNTTVKHIYLHMVKYTYGGMEQESTPKHGYLIDDTTELAAGLAKMKALELVEDDMSVKLIAGEFRNGCSAGVLLGAFMGKQINPEAYKTIDPVKMMNEYIGWMGIKDFDAGVHGQYVYPGLTA; this comes from the coding sequence ATGAATACCAAGATTGTTGCTATTCTGATTGTAGCGGTCATGGTCGGAGCAGGGGTCGGCGGGTACGCCCTGTATAAGAGCCATGGCAGCTCTTCCAAATCAATTAACATAGATGTGAATCTGGAGGTCTTCGGCAATGCCGACAAGGACGGAAAGATTACCGAAGACGATGCTAAGATGGTCGAGAAATACATCAAGGCCAAAGCTGATGATAACAAGACCGTTCTCGACGAGCTCGCCATAACCATGAGTTCGGACTTCGCCGACGCCGATAGGAACGGTTCGATCGAACAGGCAGACGCCGATCTGATTAGGCAAATCGTGGCCTGTACCGAGAAGTATATCTGGATTCTCGACGGCCAGGGCAATGTGAAAAAGGTCAATGCTGAATCCAAGAGAATCGGATGCGAATACTTCGCCAACACCGAACTCTGCCTCATCCTGGGTCTCTCCGACAGGATTGCGGCTGTCGATTTCGCCCCTTACAAGTACAGGAGCTTCTACTTCTCCGAGGAGAAGGCTAAGACAATCGGTGACTTGGGCAACATGTCCGAACCCAACTACGATGAGGTAAACAAACTAGATTTGGACACCCTCCTCACTTTCTACATAAGCAACCAGGAAGCCAAGGAGACCAAGATCTACAACTGTGACGTTCTTTACCTCGGCTGTTACAACCCTGATATCACCAACACCGAGAAATCCGCATTTATCCAGGGAATCCTGAAAGCGGGATACATCTTCAAGGTGGTCGAGCGTGCGGAAGAATACGCCAACTGGCTCCTCAACTACAGGGATCAGCTTCTCAGCATAGCAAACGGCATCCCCGAGGCCGACAAGCCTACTGTGATGAGCGCCACCTATGGTACTGCTTATTTCAACGACGGTTCCAACAAGACCGTAACCGTTTACAAGCCTGCAGATCCCCTCGGTCAGGCCATCGAACTCGCCGGCGGACACAATGTCTACAAAGACATCAAGGAAGGCGACATTACCAAGAGCAGCCTTTACGGTGCCACCGTCAACATCGATACCGTTCTGGGTACCAATACGACTGTCAAGCACATCTACCTCCACATGGTCAAATACACCTACGGGGGAATGGAGCAGGAAAGCACTCCCAAGCACGGATATCTTATCGATGATACCACCGAACTCGCAGCAGGTCTTGCAAAGATGAAAGCTCTCGAGCTGGTCGAAGACGACATGAGCGTTAAGCTCATCGCCGGAGAGTTCAGGAACGGATGCTCGGCAGGAGTCCTCCTCGGAGCGTTCATGGGTAAACAGATCAATCCTGAGGCGTACAAGACCATCGATCCTGTCAAGATGATGAACGAGTACATTGGATGGATGGGAATCAAGGATTTCGATGCAGGAGTACACGGACAGTACGTATATCCTGGACTGACCGCTTGA
- a CDS encoding ABC transporter permease protein, producing MFIENQNDAIEVDSAVQTLDRMRLFKIAYIVGVTVLMAVIASFSVTFNSSGVTFSEVYGTFVNQLLPNTFDIPAKTQYIVMNVYAPRVIMAILTGAILAIGGCITQTILKNPLATPYTLGVSSSASFGAGLVIILGVTTSIGSFPMVMNAFLFSMIPAAVILLTSIRRNMMATTLILIGVSISYLFSAANTLLQYFGNADAVKAALFWTVGDLNSALLSQIPYIAATLVMTTIVAVFLLKDINIMKMGDDTAASLGVNVRLIRTGSIILACFSAAVVVSFVGAIGFICLLGPQISRICIGGDLKYLLPASMATGALLMVIADFVAKAAVAPIILPVGAITAVVGAPVLIYLLIRNKNMVVS from the coding sequence ATGTTCATCGAAAATCAGAATGATGCGATAGAAGTCGATTCTGCCGTTCAGACCTTGGACAGGATGAGACTGTTCAAAATCGCCTACATCGTAGGTGTCACGGTACTGATGGCCGTTATCGCGTCATTTTCGGTGACTTTCAACTCCTCGGGAGTAACTTTTTCGGAGGTATACGGTACCTTCGTTAACCAGCTTCTTCCAAACACCTTCGATATCCCTGCCAAGACGCAGTACATCGTGATGAATGTCTACGCACCGCGTGTCATCATGGCCATCCTGACCGGAGCCATACTTGCCATCGGGGGGTGCATTACCCAGACCATTCTGAAGAATCCTCTGGCAACCCCTTATACACTGGGTGTGTCGTCAAGTGCTTCGTTCGGAGCAGGGTTGGTTATCATCCTGGGAGTCACGACTTCCATCGGAAGTTTTCCGATGGTGATGAATGCATTCCTCTTCTCCATGATCCCTGCAGCAGTCATCCTGCTCACCTCGATCAGGCGTAATATGATGGCTACGACGCTTATTCTGATAGGCGTCTCTATATCCTACCTATTCAGTGCAGCCAACACCCTGCTCCAGTATTTCGGCAACGCCGATGCAGTCAAAGCGGCGCTTTTCTGGACAGTCGGAGACTTGAACAGTGCATTACTTTCACAGATACCCTATATCGCCGCAACGTTGGTAATGACAACAATCGTTGCAGTTTTCCTTCTCAAGGACATCAATATCATGAAGATGGGCGACGATACTGCAGCCTCATTGGGTGTGAATGTCAGGCTCATCCGTACCGGATCCATCATCCTGGCATGTTTCTCTGCGGCAGTCGTTGTCAGCTTCGTGGGCGCAATCGGCTTCATCTGCCTTCTCGGCCCACAGATTTCGCGCATCTGCATCGGAGGAGACCTCAAGTATCTGCTGCCAGCGTCAATGGCAACAGGTGCACTTCTGATGGTTATCGCGGATTTCGTCGCTAAAGCCGCAGTTGCTCCAATCATACTTCCCGTGGGCGCAATCACCGCCGTGGTAGGTGCTCCTGTGCTAATCTATCTGCTTATCAGGAACAAGAACATGGTGGTTTCGTGA
- a CDS encoding Methylase involved in ubiquinone/menaquinone biosynthesis: protein MLERLKETCASEGITNINPVEADCKSIPEDIRCDLAFSSLCPPMNNPQSILSMEKHGKVCAYLSSANIGTSIETEIWSELGEDYSYMGYHTEYPRHFLQSQRRKPELIFYSQEYSIDEDETAVTSRHLASMARFRPITDEIRNAVMSVVSRHSENGRVRINGKTIMGLLIWQSEY, encoded by the coding sequence ATGCTCGAACGCCTGAAAGAGACCTGTGCAAGCGAGGGGATTACCAACATCAATCCTGTCGAGGCAGACTGTAAAAGCATTCCCGAAGATATCCGCTGCGACCTGGCATTTTCATCCCTTTGTCCGCCTATGAATAATCCCCAATCGATTCTCTCCATGGAGAAACACGGCAAAGTGTGTGCCTATCTATCCTCGGCAAACATCGGTACTTCCATAGAAACCGAGATCTGGTCCGAACTCGGAGAGGACTACTCTTATATGGGGTATCACACGGAATATCCCCGTCATTTTCTGCAGTCCCAGAGAAGGAAACCGGAACTGATCTTCTATAGTCAGGAGTATAGTATCGATGAGGACGAGACTGCTGTAACCTCAAGGCATCTGGCCTCTATGGCACGTTTCCGCCCAATCACCGATGAAATCCGGAATGCCGTAATGTCTGTGGTATCAAGGCATTCGGAGAACGGAAGAGTCAGGATAAACGGTAAAACCATTATGGGCCTGTTAATCTGGCAGTCGGAATATTGA
- a CDS encoding universal archaeal protein Kae1 has translation MITLGIEGTAHTMSVGIVDSEAHVLSNIIDLFRPPQGGLHPREAANHHADAVAKTIVEAVETAGISLKDVDLVSFSMGPGLGPCLRVAGTAARSLSCALGVPIIGVNHCIAHIEIGNALTGCTDPCLLYASGGNTQIIAYSDQRYRIFGETQDVGIGNMLDKLGRDLGLGYYAGPTIEKMALDGDKLLDLPYSVKGMDISFSGILTAAVAYRDKGCRIEDICYSVQETTFSMLTEVTERAMAHIGKDEVLLGGGVAQNTRLREMVAEMAKERGAKMFVPERQFCRDNGAMIAWLGNIMYQSGVRMDIDETEVMQRYRTDAVPVTWRD, from the coding sequence ATGATAACGCTCGGCATAGAGGGTACTGCGCACACCATGAGCGTGGGAATAGTCGATTCGGAGGCACATGTGCTATCCAACATCATCGACCTGTTCCGTCCGCCCCAGGGGGGATTGCATCCCCGCGAGGCGGCCAACCACCATGCCGATGCCGTGGCCAAGACCATTGTGGAGGCGGTGGAGACCGCAGGCATATCCCTCAAGGATGTGGATCTGGTCTCCTTCTCCATGGGTCCCGGATTGGGTCCGTGTCTCCGTGTGGCGGGAACCGCAGCACGTTCGTTATCCTGTGCATTGGGTGTTCCCATCATCGGAGTAAACCATTGTATAGCGCATATCGAGATCGGCAATGCCCTCACGGGATGCACCGATCCCTGCCTCCTGTACGCCTCGGGCGGCAATACCCAGATCATCGCTTATTCGGATCAGAGGTATCGTATCTTCGGAGAGACCCAGGATGTCGGAATCGGCAATATGCTCGACAAGCTCGGACGCGATCTGGGTCTTGGTTACTATGCGGGTCCGACCATCGAGAAGATGGCCCTTGACGGCGACAAGCTGTTGGATTTGCCCTATTCCGTAAAAGGTATGGATATCTCGTTCTCCGGCATCCTGACCGCCGCGGTGGCGTACCGCGACAAGGGCTGCAGGATCGAGGACATCTGTTATTCGGTGCAGGAGACCACCTTCTCCATGCTCACCGAGGTCACCGAGCGCGCCATGGCCCACATCGGGAAGGACGAGGTCCTTCTGGGAGGAGGGGTGGCTCAGAACACCCGTCTCCGTGAGATGGTGGCCGAGATGGCCAAGGAACGCGGGGCCAAGATGTTCGTTCCGGAGAGGCAGTTCTGCAGGGATAACGGAGCCATGATCGCATGGCTCGGCAACATCATGTACCAGTCCGGTGTGAGGATGGACATCGACGAGACCGAGGTCATGCAGAGGTACAGGACCGATGCGGTGCCCGTTACCTGGCGGGATTGA
- a CDS encoding ssDNA exonuclease RecJ1 produces the protein MDDSVLPSKLLTDLTLAAEIIRGHDFIHIYSHFDTDGLTAAGIAAKALARAGKEFIVTIFPTLTESQMQVIEEAEDECVLVTDLGASYVKRFDAMKQDVVILDHHTVGDLATRVCYANPHLYGIDGMTSGCGASMSFLFAITLDEKNWDLAPLSIIGMVGDRQHLNGMSGINSHIFAEASKRGMVKTMQGSLIPYGNISTELYMSTEPFIKGVSGDSDGTRRFLEEAGIGPDKNLSNLTPEESIKLSSMIAVKLIEQGVTRDKLEECARTRYYLPSWGTDAETMSSVINACGRQEQPGVGVSVCLGDGSALEQAKYIDADSRKKVMDAVCDIVNKSKIQEMEHIVWFDSSDSGYTGMLCGVVMSFLGNPNKPTIGVNCSESMAKASSRGTFPLLDRGVDLADAMKRGCASVGGEGGGHRIAAGGSFDSARHDEFLKNVDKIVGEQISKH, from the coding sequence ATGGACGATTCCGTCCTCCCTTCCAAACTTCTTACAGACCTTACACTGGCCGCGGAGATCATCCGCGGCCACGACTTTATTCACATTTATTCGCATTTCGATACCGACGGTCTGACCGCCGCCGGCATAGCCGCCAAGGCACTCGCCAGAGCCGGGAAGGAGTTTATTGTCACCATCTTCCCCACGCTCACCGAATCGCAGATGCAAGTCATCGAAGAAGCGGAAGACGAATGCGTCCTGGTCACCGACCTCGGTGCTTCGTATGTGAAGCGTTTCGATGCCATGAAACAGGATGTCGTGATTCTCGACCACCACACAGTCGGGGACCTTGCAACCAGGGTTTGCTACGCAAATCCCCACCTCTACGGCATCGACGGCATGACCTCCGGATGCGGAGCCAGCATGTCGTTCCTTTTCGCAATCACCCTGGACGAGAAGAACTGGGACTTGGCGCCCCTGTCCATCATAGGTATGGTAGGGGACAGACAGCACCTCAACGGCATGTCCGGGATCAACTCCCACATCTTCGCCGAGGCCTCCAAGAGAGGCATGGTGAAGACCATGCAGGGATCGCTCATCCCGTACGGCAACATATCGACCGAGCTCTACATGAGCACCGAACCCTTCATCAAAGGAGTCAGCGGGGATTCCGACGGAACCAGAAGATTCCTGGAAGAAGCCGGGATCGGTCCCGACAAGAACCTGAGCAACCTCACGCCCGAGGAGTCCATCAAACTATCCTCGATGATTGCCGTGAAGCTCATCGAACAGGGGGTCACCAGGGACAAGTTAGAGGAATGTGCCAGGACCAGGTATTACCTGCCTTCCTGGGGCACCGACGCGGAGACCATGTCCTCGGTCATCAATGCCTGCGGCCGCCAGGAACAGCCGGGCGTGGGCGTATCGGTATGCCTGGGAGACGGAAGTGCCCTTGAACAGGCCAAATACATAGACGCCGACTCCAGGAAGAAGGTCATGGACGCGGTCTGCGATATCGTTAACAAGTCCAAGATCCAGGAGATGGAACACATCGTATGGTTCGATTCCTCCGACTCGGGTTATACCGGAATGCTGTGCGGTGTCGTCATGAGCTTCCTCGGAAACCCCAACAAGCCCACCATCGGGGTCAACTGCTCCGAATCCATGGCGAAGGCCTCTTCGAGAGGTACCTTCCCTCTGCTCGACAGGGGAGTGGATCTCGCCGATGCCATGAAGCGCGGATGCGCCTCGGTAGGCGGAGAGGGCGGGGGACACAGGATCGCCGCGGGCGGCTCTTTCGACAGTGCCAGACACGACGAGTTCCTGAAGAATGTCGATAAGATAGTCGGCGAGCAGATCTCCAAACACTGA
- a CDS encoding ribosomal protein S15P Rps15p, translated as MARMHTRRKGKACSKRPMISENPSWVPLNATEIEDLVEKFTKEGVSPAMIGMILRDQYAVPNVKLATGKTVTEIQAEKGVKEDLPADLAQLMVRAINLNNHLKVNHKDISNKRGLAMIEAKIRRLECYYKEKGVLPDTWKYSLANAELMLK; from the coding sequence ATGGCAAGAATGCACACAAGAAGAAAGGGAAAAGCTTGCAGCAAGCGCCCCATGATCTCCGAGAACCCCTCCTGGGTCCCCCTCAATGCCACCGAAATCGAGGACCTGGTCGAGAAGTTCACCAAAGAGGGTGTCAGCCCCGCTATGATCGGAATGATCCTCAGGGACCAGTACGCAGTTCCCAACGTCAAGCTCGCAACCGGCAAGACCGTTACTGAGATCCAGGCCGAGAAAGGAGTCAAGGAAGACCTTCCCGCCGACCTCGCCCAGCTCATGGTCCGCGCCATCAACCTGAACAACCACCTCAAGGTCAACCACAAGGACATCTCCAACAAGAGGGGTCTTGCGATGATTGAGGCCAAGATCAGGCGTCTCGAGTGCTACTACAAGGAAAAAGGAGTTCTTCCTGACACCTGGAAGTACTCTCTCGCTAACGCAGAACTGATGCTTAAGTGA
- a CDS encoding NUDIX domain-containing protein, whose amino-acid sequence MTQTDTDQTVYAVAFKEGRFLMVWNPKRKGWEMPGGHVKTGETLEEGVVREFAEEAGYAIRVVKMRDLGYCHVFAAVLGEKLQETPEMRVELFDEIPEELFFDRAEYEDVVPWAKKETEGF is encoded by the coding sequence ATGACCCAGACTGATACGGATCAGACCGTTTACGCAGTCGCTTTCAAAGAGGGAAGATTCCTGATGGTATGGAATCCCAAGCGCAAAGGGTGGGAGATGCCCGGCGGACACGTGAAGACCGGCGAGACCCTCGAAGAAGGTGTCGTTAGGGAATTCGCGGAGGAGGCGGGATATGCTATCAGAGTGGTCAAAATGAGGGATCTGGGATATTGCCACGTCTTCGCCGCCGTACTCGGCGAGAAACTCCAGGAAACACCCGAGATGAGGGTGGAACTCTTCGACGAGATCCCCGAGGAACTGTTCTTCGACAGGGCCGAATACGAGGATGTGGTGCCCTGGGCAAAGAAGGAGACGGAAGGATTCTGA
- a CDS encoding fibrillarin, which produces MEPLAFTDGTVFSERRKLYTVSAAPGKRTYGERTPVIDGIEYREWSPMRSKLSAYLTNGGKVLPIRKGTNVLYLGASSGTTPSHVSDIVGDGKVYCVEFAPRMFRELVKNSESRPNMMPILADATKPSEYEFMVSGIDVVYQDVAQKNQADILADNMDKFSAKYGMVAVKARSEDVAENPKVIFQRAEARLRERGFKIIDTLSLEPFEDSHEMIVVERA; this is translated from the coding sequence ATGGAACCCCTGGCATTCACGGACGGTACGGTATTCTCGGAGCGGAGGAAGCTCTACACCGTCTCGGCCGCCCCCGGGAAGCGCACCTACGGCGAACGCACCCCTGTCATCGACGGAATCGAATACCGCGAGTGGTCGCCGATGCGCAGCAAGCTTTCCGCATACCTTACCAACGGAGGGAAGGTGCTTCCTATCAGGAAAGGGACCAACGTCCTCTATCTCGGTGCATCCAGCGGAACCACCCCCTCCCACGTGTCGGATATCGTCGGGGACGGGAAAGTCTACTGCGTGGAATTCGCCCCCCGCATGTTCAGGGAACTCGTGAAGAACTCCGAATCCCGCCCGAACATGATGCCCATCCTCGCGGATGCCACCAAACCCTCGGAATACGAGTTCATGGTCTCCGGGATCGATGTCGTCTACCAGGATGTGGCACAGAAGAATCAGGCTGATATACTGGCTGACAACATGGACAAGTTCTCGGCCAAATACGGCATGGTCGCCGTGAAAGCCCGCTCAGAGGATGTCGCCGAGAATCCGAAGGTGATCTTCCAGAGGGCGGAGGCGCGTCTGAGGGAAAGAGGGTTCAAAATAATCGATACCCTGAGCCTCGAACCCTTCGAAGACTCGCACGAGATGATCGTGGTGGAGAGAGCATGA